Sequence from the Periplaneta americana isolate PAMFEO1 chromosome 5, P.americana_PAMFEO1_priV1, whole genome shotgun sequence genome:
CCGCCTACAAGATCGTGATGTCCGACAGTGGCCTGGGATGGATGTGTGAATTCAATGCTGAtagatgggccatcctgcctcagccccctGTTAGAGCCAGGTTTCATCAGGAGACGAGTAAACTGATAAACCCCAGGGGCTCAAAAGCTCAAGCCTTCCTGTAACAGcatcgtgaatccgatgctgaaagGTGCTCGTGTTGACTCATAGACGCGGCTCGAACAATCGTTACTTCAAATAAATAGTGCTTATGAGAATGATGTTGAGAGCCTATAAAGAAGATCATTGGAAGATTCCTTGTGTGACAGCATAGATCAATAAGGCAACTCGCCAACCatgagaacaacaacaacaataataataataataataataataataataataataataataataataatcatcatcatcatcatcatcatcatcatcatcaccaccaccgctCTTGCAATGGATTATTTGATCTGTCCCGACCTTACGagctaaatacaataataatttaatattcaataggtaatcatttaataaaattaattataattgaggaCCTGGGTGCAATAAGAGTTATAATCTGCTAACGCTGTTATTGCATAGATAGCTGTTCTTAAATGTTATACATGATAAAATctctaattttattaatatgtaaTCGCTAATCGCTTATGTAAGATTATTACCAAATGTAAAGATTTCATTTCgaacaatttaaaaatttctataatatttttctcaaaaGCTATTTCTTTTTTACATTAACGCTACAATTGCATCTAGTGTCTCAATTTGAACTCAAGAATACTGATCttacaaaacttaaaaatatatatttaaaaaaaaattgtgttctcGACTGTTACTatcttttttttatgtttctgaaGATTTTTAGCTATTTTGCTAAAGTTAACTTTTAgtgaagttgttgttgttgttttctaatgccaggcatttgacaataaagtcatttgacttcttgcactccaatatttttcaaagatattatcatggccagccactgaaacacagattttgaggtgttccgaatccatttcttggtttgagttgcacaatgggcatttaggggactgatatattccaattctatgcaagtgtttggccaaacaatcatggtctgttgccaaaacgacaattacttcacctttcataaacgaaatagaatatgttcaaaaccaagctctcagacttattactggtggaatcaaaacaactccaatagattctatgagattcctcactaatattaacagcatcaaaatgacaatagaagaaaaagcactgattcaatatgaaaaaacttatcagattaccaggaaacaattggtattcatacagtcctctatgtagattgaaaactcaaaaaagtttcatatccattgttcaagaattaaaacagaaaatcaatatcccgaattttcACTTTTAGAGAAGTATGAAAATGCTTCGGTCTTCTTGTAGGATTGATATCGACAAGAAACGCGTGCGGATGAAGATGAGGTTTCCCCTCCTGCGTATGTCGAGCCAGTACAACATGGATGGTCGCATCCTTATGATGCCTATTAAAGGAAATGGCAACAGCGAGGGAAATTACAGTAAGTAGAGTTGGCAAAGATAATTTGGAAATCTTATTTCGAAAAACtacatttactttaaatctcaatTAAGCCAAGAGCTAAAAATGTATATACGAATGTTAGGTACCATGTAAATATGTCgccaatataacaaaaacactcATAAATCTTAGTTTCAATAAAACTTACAAAGAGAAAGCCCACCTTTATAGCTCAAATATTAGCCTTGCCACTTGTAACGTTTGTTATGCGTAACTTTCCAACTGCTGTATCTCTATACTCACTGAAaactggacacatgtttatatgattttttttttaactcaaagTAGTCCATACTATCagctcctaaaatatttactaaactTCCTTAAtcactcactctgtataatacaggAATCCTAAGCCTAGTATAAAGTCCTCTATCATTCAGTTCCTTTGCACTTAGATatcttagaaataattattttgcatgacaattttttattccattatcatttaagcacatttagaaatacacattttataaatgTCTTCAATCACAGTTCTCAATTCCAtcaaatattttgcataatatttctgTGATGCTTTATGGTTTAagagtattttaatactttatttatataataaatcgCTCTAAGTAATGGACGTTTGCGAATGCTGTTATCGAAATGTATAGATGTGCTTCACGTTTAGACCTAAGTACTGCAGGTCGTGGAGCGTTTTGTAGAGTGGGGCATGCATGCATCTCTTCCCTTCACTGCTATGGGGAAGGAGTGCAAGTGCTACTCAAAATTGACTGCGAAGTTGCAAATTTTTCTACAAACAAAGTCGATATcacctgcatatatatatatatatatatatatatatatatatatatataatgtcattattttataggagttattctttgagatatttcaaacaaaaaagtttaatataattttgcttgttttttcttccctttcaatataaaaattattttatatgaaacatttcatagcatgttttgggaaagccattgaattaattcccaatacagTCAGTCAATTTAAGcgagcagtgtattatgttaataaatgcttgaaataatttcagttttatgctttaaatgtgcagaaatttgatatgaacagatataacttttcgttctgaaaaataattttagaatgtTACAAGCTACCTGCGAATTCCTCTCAAATATAATATCTGTTTAATATAGTTACGTAGGATATTAATTTTTACACAATTTACGCTATTACTAAAAGTctctctaaaaaaaatatatcgttataaaagcaataaattatatattgtttAATAGAGATAAAAACTCACTTCTTAATAACCGTCACTGTAGCCCACGTGTCATATTAACCATGGTAACTGTAACGAAGTTTAAGTGTATCTGTTCTGTCAGTCCTGTGATGTGAGGTTGGCATGTCGCAAACAGAACAACCTACCTTTAATATTGTGATTAATCATTTTATACGAACTGTTTGCGATTTTAAGACTAACTGTCACACATTATCATTTGACTGGATATTCCTGctaatattattacataatttacaagtATTTGGATtccttattattaaaaatattcctcGCCTTCAATATGAGCCTTAAATGTTTATACAACATGTTAATACCTTGATACATCAGTAACACCTTTCACTATTCTTTTTAGCCGGAATTGAAGCCACCATCACCATACAAGGAGAACATATTAAACGGAATGGACAAATCCACTTCAGTGTCAAGGATTTCGACTTAAAGTTCTCTATCGGACATGCGACAGTTTACCTGGACAACCTGTTCAATGGCGACAGGGAGTTGGGTAAGTGAAACGAAATGCAAATCGTGAACGTGAACTTCATTGACAGAAGTagtcaatattattattccagCTTACTGAATAGTTTTTACTTGTAAGATTACagtttttcaaagtttacataactGTTGTGCGTTTCTGCATATAGACAGTCGGTGTTATGTACTGATGACAGAGaatctatattttgattaaaatttgtatttacttCATGAGTGCATTCAAGATTTTATGTAGGTatgacttttaattttattttttaactttacttTCTATGTATTATTTATGGTggttcattgtttttatactcaTACCGGTACTGTATAGTGAGTAAAAAATATGGAACACTGCTTTTGATTTTCGtatttaaaattctataaaaatatctaaatataatactgtacataattataAGGTGAAAAAGCAATATTTTCAACATGTTGTCACTGTGGAGAATAAGGATGCCATGAATTAAATAATCAGAAAAATCATCTGATCTCATCTCATTAGATTTTTTCCTTGTGGGGCTATGTGAAGTGGAGAGTTCACTAGGACAGACAATGAGATCTAGAAGAATTAAAACGAGGAATTTGGCATGAGATATAACTCATATAACAGATCAACCGAACAGTTTTGAtgaaaacattaaacaatttccAAGTCAGGTTAAGCAGATTAATGCACTAATTGGCAGTAAATTTGAGCCGTTTTGAACATCTGTGAACTGATATCTACACGTGacaaaatataacattgttaaattgtttttaaagttTTCTTAGTTTAAATTCTGTCTCATTTCAATGGTGCATAGGCCTATCCATTTTCTAAACCATCACAACTctctttcaaatttatatttaaaaaaattttttttactaTATCGGCTCGTATATTCTTAGCTGCTAATAGACTTACCTTTACCTccctgaattttaattttttggcaaTTAAATCACTTGTTAGCCATATACCACTGGGGAAAAAAATAtcgtaatgttgttgttgttgttgtcgtcgtcgtcgtcgtcgtcgttgtcgttgtcgttgtcgttgtcgttgttgttgttgttgttgttgttgttgttgttgttgttgttgttgttgttgttgttgttaagaaGAGTAAAAATGGTGTCCACAGAAACGTATTTAGGTAAAAGACCATTGGGAAGATCTTAGCTTTGATATTTGGACAATCTGAAGAAAGAcctaaaaattttagaaattgatgatgataatgatgataacaataataataacaataattataactttattattagtaatagatgCAGAAACTCCTTTAACCCTTAAGTCATCACGCGAGGTGTTGTGAACACCCCAGTCAGATACTACGGAGCTCGTAACTTCATATTTAGCAAGTCTGTATTTCTGAAACTTTCAATAACGTTATTggaattggtaaggcaacaacaaccgtaaacatttttgaaatcggAATTCGCATACTCGAGATAATAATGGTTTAAGTTGGTGGGGGTGGTTAGGCACGACTGCTTAAGGGTTAAGGAAAAGACCACTGAGAAGACCTTAGCTTAGATATTTAGAATCTgaaggaggataataataataataataataataataattattattattattattattattattattattattattattattattattattgctataatcTATACGTATTATACATAAGAGAGGAGTACTTAAAATTTTTTTCAAGATAGAAAAAAGCAGACCAAGAAGCAGGTAAAATTCCAATTACAGCAATCTGTATTGGCCTCAATGTTTGTTGCAGGTGAAGCTATGAACGCTTTTCTGAATGAGAACTGGGATACTGTCGTAATGGAAGTGAAGCCTCTTCTGGAAAAGAAGATAGGAGAGATCTGTAAGAAGTACTCTAACAACATCTTTCACAAATACACATTTGACCAGCTATTGCCCCCATAATTTCTAATTGAACATAACTACTCTAGTTTAACCTAACTTTTTCTACAAGATATTCCGACATGATGCTTCTACTTGAGAATGTATTTGACTGCAGGACTGTTTGTCAGAATacggaaaatatatatttctacaTGAGAACATGGTTGGCTGCAAGAATCTGTATCAGTGTACCAAAaagataaacaacttacaataaagatttcttttttatattttctcttgACTATGCTAAGTTATTCATTCTTCCTAACCAATTCACGTCTTGTAAAATTGTCGTCATAACAGAAGACCTCcctggaaaaaggatgtaacatacAGGGCCATATTTACACATTCTACCGCCCAGGATAGTTTATTATATTTTGCCATCCTGTTCCTTACGCGATTAATTTCAGGGTTCCCAAGTGTCAAAACTGACATCAGCATTTCCTAAGGTTTGTCAGCTTGTCATCGTGCAGTACTTCTGTGTCAGCTTGTTAGAGTGTGGTACCCGTTTGTCAGCTTTTTTTACAAGCGCTGTACCAGACTCTACTTTGTATTATTtggtttatttcaattttttaatttaaacttttgtaGATACTTCAAAACCCATATAACGATCCCATGACAGAAGTTTATTTACTCTTCTTCCAgggtgcattcattcattcatagtgttctgcccaagggcaggtctttcactgtaaacccagcattctccagtctgtcctattttctgccttcctctttgtctccgcatatgagccatatatcttaatttcgtctaacATCTGATACCGGTACCTTCTTttgcccagaactcttctcctgttcaccattccttccagtgcatctttcagaaggcagtttcttctcaatcagcgATATTGTCTAtgtttgattctttcaatttgcttcGCACAAACCTGTAGAACATTTTTccatatgaaattttttgtgtgcctGCTCTTTGGTTCTTTTTCAAGCGTCAAGTTTTTCAAGACTTTGCTCGGGATAGTGGGGCATAAAGCTGTCCATGACTGAATATATACATAGGTTCTAGTAAATAATTGCCTATTTCATCTAATATCTGGCCTTGAGCTTTATTGATCGTTATACAAAAAGCCAAACGAATTGgaaattgccttcttttgaacaaaaatttGAAAGAAGAATCTGATGGCATTACATCAATGCGAGGAAGAAGTATTCTTCGGccaaaatttctttttcttcttcttagaCTTTTCCAATTTAGGAGTTTGACCTTTGTTTCGTAAGTTGCCAGTCATTCCAATCTCCTGTTTGTAGACCTCGGTCTTCTATTGCATTTATGATATGGGATTTCCATTTCATTATgggtctttctcttcttcttgtaCACTTCGGAGAATATTGCAGAATTTGTTTTGGCCATCGTTCTTCTGGCATTCTCTCCACATGCCCATaccattgtaattgtttattttctaaCTTTTTCGTTAAAATAGagcaatttattttcattttatcccaAATTTGTTCTGTTCTTATTCGGTCTTCCCTTGTGAGTTGAATCTAATCTAATGTAATCTAATTCTGCAGTTCTTATTCTATTCCTTATTTCTTGTGTTACTGGCCACATTTCAGCTCCATACAACATTATATTTTCTAGAAAACTATGAAACATCATTTTTACTATCTTTGAAATGTCCTTGTTCCATATTAAACTATGTAAAATTTTTGTTACCGGTACCTGTCTTCCTACATCAATTTTGTTATCTATATCCTTCTGACATGTCCCCATTGAGCTTATATGTGAGCCAAGATATTTAAAACTGTCACATTTCTCTATTATTAcggtatttcattatttactacGAGATTGAAAACTTTTTTGCCTATGCAGTTTCATTGCTACTAACTTTTACACCTGATAAAGAATCTTCATGTAAATTTAGAGGTAATTTGAATCGACTGTGTACAGTATGGTCCTGAGGTAGAAACATAGCTGCAATACCACTCAGTCCATGCAACAGAAATTAGATTTAGTTCCAAATTTGTGCAATTGTGATTCAAACATTGGTAAACAAAGGTTTTCCCAGTGCCACCTGGGCCAtcaataaaatatgcattactgatactttcattatttttgtaccaagtccatcattttaataattataggGCGTTGTTCTTCATTTGTTTCGTCTATCATCCATCTTAAGTGATCCTCATTAATTTGTGGAGAGTTTAGGCCTAGGTACTGGCACATCTGGCTGTGGTAAGATATCAGCAATAGTTGGCAAATCGAAAGGAGATATAGAAAGGCCATGCAGTTTTAATGTATTACAAATGTTTATAAGAGCGAACTGAAAAGCAATATTACGGTAGGTAAGTAAAAACTAAGAAATGTTGTGATATGGCTTCTTCATTGTCCCACAATGGTCTTACATTGGAACCGGCTTGAAGGATATATATGTAGGAAAATAATTGTTTCTGTTTCAATTCTCGCGTTTTACTGAAAGTCACATCATTCTCATGCTACTaaggtggtctagtggctacagCGCtcgacttataatcctgtggactcgAGTTCAATCCCTGATGTACctccaatttataacttgtattgaacaagtccgtggtccaggtaGCATAGGAGTTTTCTTCGGGAGCTCTGGTTCCCCTCTGGCATCCCaaaaaatctccatcatcatctcatctcaacgCGAGTGTAGCGTAGACCAATCTCTATGGCGCAACATGAGCAACGactttgtcggtaaattggtctacataactgacttcatatgggtaAATGATGAAATTAAGTACtagccattagttaaaaaaaatatcattctcATTTAGGATAAGCCTATCTGAATTCTTTAAAGTTGCATGTCGTTTAACATTTCTTGTCTAGCTATTTCGTTTTTCTACCAAGACCCATCTTAGTTATCACTACAGAATTGTCGTGAATCGTCTtccactgtttatttatttataacatttcttTCACATCATCACACTCGTTTACTTGTATGCAAAATGATAAATCTGCAAAAAATCCCACTTAGTTTTAAAGAATTATTTGCGTTTACACAGTCACACAGCGACtaggaattataaagaatggacactgagcaaatTTGGTCTGTTTTTCTGTGCGCATGTGCTCCATTACTGTATAATTCCACTTTCAAACACTAGAggtcagtgtaatcgagcacacgtgAACAGTGGAACAGCAATTCTAATTCGCTGGCAAGTCTGCGGAaaagtacgagggggatccaggaaataacgaccgttttgttgtaataattaaaaaaatatgtatttatttgaaaaaacaaagtctgttacataactgaagcttcctttacttctctacataatcaccacctacatttaaacatttgtcgtatctgttcactagctttagaattcccgtgttatactcctctgccgccagttcattaagccaggtgttcactgtcttcttcaactcttcatcacttccaaaacgcgtaccacccagaaagtctttcagcttagtgaaaaggtgaaaatcgctaggagcaaggtctggactatagggcggatgatcaaagatttcccaaccgaattgatccagcaattctcgagttgaagcagcagtgtgcgggcgggcgttgtcgtgaagaagcacaactcctctcgaaagcattcctcgcctcttgttttggatggctcgccgtagttttcgtaaagtctcacaataacgatttgcattgattgtagtgccttttggcatgaaatccagcaaaagaacacctttgcgatcccaaaagacagtagccatgactttttgtgttgagagagtctgtttgaattttctcggtttcttgggtgatgagggatgatgccactgatgTGATTGgcacttggtctctggggtgttgtgagacacccaggtctcatcaccagtcacaatttgatcaagaaaggcgtctccatctgtgtgatatcgcatcaagaatgtcaatgctgaggccattctctgagttttgtgttggtcactcagttgccgtggaacccatcgtgcacagattttgtggtagccaagatgttgcgacacaatttcaccaagcaaagaacgagaaatgtcaggaaaggcaatatgcaattcgtcgagtgatgtgcgcctgtcttgcaagattctgtcgttcactttagtcttcaggtcttctgtgatgagtgatgggcgtccgggtcgagtttcatcgtggacatttgttcgcccattgttgaacatttcgcaccattttctcacatttctttcattcattacagtatcaccatacacttctttcaattgccggtaaatttctgcaggtttcaaaagtcgggcattcaaaaatcgaatcacactcctcacctcacagtcggcgggattatcaatcacgtcgttcattttgaagtaacacaaaatgcacaatggcgacttgttgcaaccagtactcacaacattatgagaacacatgttaaggaagccagttgaccttcaaacaaggaaggggagtcagctgcgcggcgggtatgcgcgaacggtcgttatttcctggatccacCTCGTATTTCTACTGTCGACTGCTGGTGCAATATCAGCACCAACTCTAGAGAAAAAGGCAGAACCTCCCAATGATGCAGGTAGAGCTGGTatgaaggtcactgaaataagGCACTACTACAGCAAAGGTACCGACGTGCAGTGTCCATATTTATACAGTAATTCGCTATACTCTGATCACACAAAgcacaaaaaaaacacacacacacacacaaaattcctTCTATCACAATTTCAGCACTCAATACTTTCAATGAACATGTAGGTTATGCCAATTTCTAAAGCCTTCTTCACAACAatgcataaaaacaaaatacaaactaTTAATTCAGCTTTATtagtttttataataaaataattggtaTAATCTGTTCACCTTTTACTGAAACTGAAATATCTCGAGACCTAATGAAGCTATGATAATGTACagaaccagaaacaaaatttgggccagtTATAACATACCGGTACTGCACATACTGTGCTTACTGAGTATGTACAGTAccagtatgttataattggaacttggaaaattcaggtggcccaaattttatttctgggtctgtacatggaCGTACAGCACTCAGAGCATTACGCATTATCGACTGAGCCAAAATTTACTTGATTCCGTTAATTTGGTCCAAAGTTGTGTGGAACATTGCTCAAATACATCACGGTCTAAATTGATTGAATCAAGCAAAATAGGGCTCAATCGATAATGCGTGACCCCGAGTGTTTTGAGCCCAAGTACGTTATCGTAGCTTCATTAGATCTCGAAATATTTCAGTTTAACTAAAAAGTTAATAGATTTTCCAATTATTTTAGGGTGCTGCTCTGCTgcggctgctgctgctgcttacatttatatttaacattgtgTTCGTGTAACTAATGGCACTAAATTATATAGCTCTCAGAATTTTATAGtaagaaagagaataaaattagaaaaagcAGCATGTTTATTTTCAGTATCTCAACTTAACGTCATTGACAACATTTCAGATAGTAAGAGATTAGCAAATACAAATGAGATGACCTTCATGTGATAGTTTGGTACAGGTGTGGCAGATTTACTAATAGCAGACAGTCCAAGCTCTTCAGCAGTATTCCAGTTGCAGAAGTCAGTAGTACAATTGTAACATCTAACAACTACATCGGGATCCGTGTTGTAGCACAGTTCCAAAATTTCGCTTTCAGTCCTGCAGTTTCTGTCTACTTGAAGAGTTTGATAGATAGTTTCTGTAATATGTAAAACAAGAtattaattgcatttcatatcCATCTACTTTAATTTTAAGCATCTTAAGAATTCTTAGTCCCGAGGCATAGCATCGTGATATAAGGCATTATGCCTAGTTCAAGTCCtcaaaaaaaaggaaattttcttatgaaatttcggccagtgtatgagaccagtgcccacccagcatcgtgatgaattttgggagctacgacaggtagcaAAATCTGGTTCTGCAAGCCTTTCATGGGCTGTTACGCctcggatttatttatttatttttttaagaattcttcaTGTAAAATATATGAAGATAAAGATATGAACATTATAAATGAACACTGATTGTACAGCATTCACTGCACTTTTAAAAGTGTACGTAAAATAGCTATGTTGCAAGTGCACACTAGGTGTCATAATGATACAGGTTTCTTATTggttaaataaacatatattataataaaatttgagaAATCACATGtcaaaatataatgcaataatactTAGCAAATAAGCAGTTTTCCTCGACACAGTTTACCTTCCTTGTAATTCAAGACATTCAATTCAAAACTTTCCAGAAAAGTAATAATTTGTTGAGCATTATTTAAAGTCAAAATGGAATCAATGAGCAGTCATTATACAAGCTGCTTTAAAACACTCGTATCACTCCTTCTTCTCGAAAACTACACGACACTGGGTgttcgcgaaaaaaaaaaatattattattattattattgttattattattattattattattattattattattattattattattattattattatcatcgttacaaaacctatgtaaagaatttaTTGCTGTACTTCCATTTTCTGAGATAAGACAGAATTAAAGGTAGCCGGGGTCAACTTTGATTTTCAAATAAGAACTTAGCTGCAGGTCACATAAGATATAGTAGGATAGGACCTATACAAAGAATAATTTTCCtaaaaattttttctttcattctataTTCACAatcaaagaaaacagaaaaataaattgtaagtgTGGTATCTCCGTTTTGATTATATGACATGCTAtggcaaagaaaaataaattattgtgatattGGGAACATTCATTCTCATTGTCATAAGATTCTTTTGGTACAGACTATCATAGAGTGATTTGAATATCAGGAAATGGCCTAACTTCCATTACACAATTTCTTTGTTAAATATCTCAGAATCAGTGGCAGCTcccgcatatttcttaagaggaggaaagaagttaactgcacaaaatgacaccttcttgaatgaaacatgctacaaattagcctacatgcatacatgtaagaccagatggTGTTCGGGTTGGCTTCCCTTTTGTGTAGCAATAATCTTTCCCTAaataat
This genomic interval carries:
- the LOC138700000 gene encoding protein takeout-like, whose protein sequence is MKSSVIIASILLECIAISIAGELPSFLKVCHRSDPKLNECVQDALEELRPHLVKGIPELDIPSCEPLELKEMVLDQGKGAVSLKSTYKNIKVYGSTKFQLRNIRIDIDKKRVRMKMRFPLLRMSSQYNMDGRILMMPIKGNGNSEGNYTGIEATITIQGEHIKRNGQIHFSVKDFDLKFSIGHATVYLDNLFNGDRELGEAMNAFLNENWDTVVMEVKPLLEKKIGEICKKYSNNIFHKYTFDQLLPP